The Scleropages formosus chromosome 3, fSclFor1.1, whole genome shotgun sequence genome contains the following window.
GAACCACgccggagccagaaccgaaaacctaaACTTTGTGCTTCTGAACCCTTGTACGTGGGACTACCAAGCGGACAGAGCGCAGCAACCTCTGAAAAAAGATACAATTAATAGTACATATTGCAGCGTCTCCctatggagctactagaaacgggctcagggtaaaaggaacgtAGTCTTTATTAAGAGTGTACATGTCCTTTTTGTTGTTGCTCATCCATATTTATTCCCTCTTTTAATGTACAAGCTAAAATACAACTAATGCTTGCAGGATACAATACTATACTTATAATACTTGCTacacgcacacaaaaaaagcagcaaatggATGAGAAATGATACAAAGTAAGACCAAGTGTGGAGCAGCGCCGCTTGTGCACACGATTTAGCTGAGGCTGGAGCGGTATCGCGAGGGGTCGTTCGCCTCCCACAGCTGCTCGAACTCCCGGATAAAAGGGCGAACGAGATCGGGCTCCTCCGTGACcagaatgttctccctgttgcTCTGGATTGCCGTCACGGTCCAGTTGAGCGAGCCGGTGATGAGCAGCCGGCCGTCCACCACGGCAAACTTGTGATGCATGTGTACCGCCTCCAAGTCGTGCCGCACACACGTTCCTGCCCTGCGGAGGGCGCCGATCTGCGAGCCACTCATGATCATGTAGTTCTTGTCGGTGAGGATGCGCACGGCCACCCCCCTGctccgcagcagcagcacggtGCGGCTCAGCTCCTGGTTGGAGAAGGCGAACACGCACAGGTCGAGGGATGACGTGGCGGACAGGAGGTGCCGCAGGAGTCTCGTGAAGGACGTGTCCGCGCCGTGCGGCAGAGGGCAGGGGCAGCGCAGGGGGAGGTCCGTTGGGGGCGCAAACAGATGCTCAACGCAGGTGACGCTCGTGGGGAAGAAGAGAACCTCCTTCAGCGGAACCCGGGACCGCCAACGCCGGAAGAGCCAGTGCAGGTACCGGGCACTGAGGAGAAGGGTGACGGCGCCCAGACCGAGTATCTTCGCTGTCTTTCTCAAGGGCATGTGGACGTGACCGTACATGACGCCGGTCCATAAATCAGCTAGAGTCAGTGTGTCTTTGCGACGgtcttaaaatttaaatgccaCAGACAGAGGAGTAGCGAGGCGCCTTGAATACTGCAAAGTTCCCCGAAGTCACTCCCTGCTACACTGCCACTCTAGagctccccagaattcccctcgtGATGAACTACACCCGTGAACGACAAAACAACCAATCGTAACAGAACACCAAACTATAGTATGTAGAGACAAGaacattaactaatattttacATGGAGCCATTTAAAGCTCCCTCCTCAGCGCcgttacaatattttatatacatatttatttagcagacgctcacccaggcgccgtgaaacagcagcgctactcgctgtgccacccgtgCACTATTATATAAGTAACAGTTATCGACAGAGAAGAGCTTATGCTATCCAAGAAAGACGAGCACATGAACCGAACAGACTGCGGTACTCAATATAAATCGATATATCGCGGTATATTGCGAGAGGTCGTTTCTTGTGACGTCACTAACACGCCCCCGTATGGGTGGGGTCGTCTTTGGGATCTCCCTTTCCGCTCTCCTATTCCCCCCTCCGGCCACACTTGCTTCTGCTGTATAGAGAACGGAGCTCCGCCTCTCCGGTGACGTAACTGACGTCACTGCGAGCCTCGTTCGGACAGCCAGGTGAGGAGCCCGGCGCCATGTTGGGGAAAGCGGAAGTGAGCGCTCGTGCGAGCGAGTTAACGGGGGCAGCGGGCGTGTGAAGAACGAGAAGAGAACGAGGGgggtctgtgtgtatgtgtgtggacgGCTCGCTGAGAGTGTGTCCGGGCATCGTCATCGCCATTATCATTAGTGTCGTCATCGACATCGCCGTCTCTAGAGTCTAGCGGCTCCGTCAGTGGCGCGAGACTACTACTAGCCCCTAGGAGAGCAGAGGAGCCGCGCTCCGAGTCCGGCAGCCCGACATGCCGCTGGCGCAGCTCGTGGCAGACCCGTGGCAAAGGATGGGGCTGGGCGCGGGCCTCGCGGAGGGGCCGCCCGAGGTGAGCTCGCTCGGCACTCGTTCAGAACTAACTTACTTAGACCGGCGCTTGCAGCGCTCTTACTTGTGTGACTAAGTAGCGCGGCGGCGGACACTCTCCGGTGAGGTGCGAGACACGACTCGAGTCGTCGCTTCGCTCCGCCGCCGGCAGCTTTAGCGGAAGTTATGAATCATAACTCATTCCTGGAGTCATCTTAGTGTTAATTAATATACATGTTGTCTGTCCTCACGGAGATCAGGGCGCGGCTCGTGAGGGCATTTtttacacacccacacaggtTTCATTCTAACCAGTgtgtgggcggcacggtggcggtGGAGGGAGTAGGacggtgggttcgatccccggctcagtctctgtgagtttgcatgttctcccccaccgtgtctgtatgggtttcctccgggtgctccggtttcctcccacaccacagtccaaagacacgctgttcaggtttacctaTAGTGAATGACAgagatagtgtgttccactgatgtatggatgagtgacccagtgtaagtagtgtatctagcagtgtaagtcaccttggtgaataaggtgtgtgggctgataacgcgcCATGGTTCATTGGaagcgctttggagaaaagcgtctgctaattaaatgtaaatttaaatgtaataacattACAGTAATACTAATAATCATAACTTACCTTTGTTGGGTCGCTCTGGAGAAGTGTGATTGGGATCTCTGAGTTTGCAGTCGGGGATTTGTCTGGACGGCGGTGTTGTCCAGAACAGCCCGTTTCACTGTGTTCACATGtacacttttctctctctcttctgtccggagtaacttacactgatttcctcattcatacagcagggtaatttttactgtgtcacttaaCAGTAAGTACAGTGACATTGAAACTTGGAATAttcagcatgaaggtggcagttctaaccactgcaccaccttctgCTCTTCACACCACCTGtcaccagtcaaggtgacattATCAGCACATGGGAtgtgaatggggggggggggggggggtaatagTGTAAACACTGTGTTAATACATGGTGTCGGGTGACCCCACTAAGTGGGCTGTTGTGATTGGCTGATCAGTTTTCCATTTACCTCGACCCTTTGCTGTTGACCTTTTTTGATTCACTCATTTTGAACTTGTCTACCCCAGCTGAGACTCATGACCCTCAAGTCCACATGCTGGTTAATCGAACCCGCTCCCGAAGCAGAAACTGCGACCCTTGTCTAAAGCAGGATGGTGCTAGAACCCTCTCCGTGCCCGTAGACGCCTCGGGCTGCAAATTCTGAGCCGGTTATCTGAGTCCCCACGTGGAGTCTTTCCAGAATGATTGGGCACACTGCATCTCCTCATTGTATCCAGTGACACTCTCCTTGCTGGAACGTTCCGGAAAGTTGCAGCATCGTTTGGACAGTCTTGGCAGATTACCGCTGTGCTCGGGTCCCTTGTAGAGATGCCTTTGCCCGAGCTGCAGTCTTAGAGTGACCAAGTCCTGTGTTCATGTTGTTGAGTCTCAGTGCTTGTGAATGAAATGGTTTTTGCACCTTCATCCTCATGATCACAGGCAGTCATGTGCTCAGTGGAGGTGTAACCTTTTTAGAAGATGCTCCTGGTGAATAACAAGTACTAAGAAAGTGAGTCCATTCGCTCACTGATTGCAGTGTGAGCAGTGTGTAgctgtgtgtacatgtacagcCCAGGGGTGTGTTGTACAAATGTGTGTAGCTGTGTAACCCACGCGGAGGTGGTTCTGCTCATAATTGTGTGGGTTAGCcgattcctgtgtgtgtgtgtgtgtgtgtgtgtgtgtcagacttTGCTCATGTGTTTGCGTGTTGCAGGTCTTGGACGAGTCCATGGGTGACGAGGACACTCCTTCCTGTGCTGTAAGTGTCCCGCATCTCTTTGTTGAGTGTACAATCataatgtgtttttgtctgGAATTTCTGCTggaatttgaaaatgtaaaggttatttttttgaatttgatagAAGCTGaagttttatcatttttctttttgaaaatcagTTAAATTTTATGCCATCACATGGCTGCTTCTCGGAGTATAGCAGCCTGCCTGCCCTGAAGGTGGGAATGTAGTCGCGTTGGAATACGCTGGCTCCATGTGCTACAGGTGTTGGCGTGAAGGATTTTCAACCCTCGGCCAACAAATGACAGTCGAGAGCACCCAAgcagaacaggagtgtgggaccaccttaattcagctcacttccgcagtgtttacagctcatgtcaaGTGTTCCTGAATGTTGTTGCTCATTAACAGAACGAGAAATGTCACgtgtgtttatgggatgaattatTCGGCGGTGAATCtaagtttgtggagacaaagtgtttttattgtcattgttttaaattagttttaatgtggtttgaaatgaataaaactgttaaaatattcTGTGTGTTTATAATATATCTATTTTAGTTGGGCAGTAGGTGACATTGAGATTGAAACTGTCGCCTTGCATttgaagggcccaggtttgaatcattctgctgtggtacccttgattaaagtgcttaccttaaactgatacagtaagaagggtaaaaggggggaaaaaaggggtaTATCAGTGTAACTAATTTATCACTGCAaactgctttggggaaaaagcatcagttaaatgaataatactTTTTCTCAGAATCTTATTGGCAAATATAGTGACATTAACAGGCATTaactgattgtgacttagtgacaaaagtgaaatttaagTTATTGACAAAATGAGTCAAACAGATGTCCCATCTCAGCGGTGTTTGTATGTTGAGGAGCAGATGCATTAACCACTGAGATGTTGCTGTGaagttgattttatttttctgtagtgCCTTTCCCCACAGACTCCCTCAGAGCACTTAGTGGAGTATTAAACTCACCAGACACACATAACAGACACTGATGATGTTAGACAGTTCGAAAAAGGTGGAAATGGGAAAGGAGAGAAGGCTGACGTGGTCCCGTTGCCATGGTTATGAGCCTCCGCAGGTCCTTCTCCTTGCTGGGGTACGGATTGGGGTCCTGGCACAAAAACAGTGACATTAGCAACATTGTcagtttattatcattatgataATAAAGGTTTGTTGTATAACACAATTTATGCATCAGAATTCAAAATTGCAGCCATCACTGGGATGTGTTTTATTAGATAAATAAGAAAAGTAGACAAATCTCCTGGTCTGTGGTGGCACTGAACACCAATATGGAGGTGGAGCCAGATGGTCTATAGTGGGACTGAGTTCTGGTACAGCAGTGAAAGCggcaggactgtgtgtgtgtctctccccaTCTGTGTCCACGGCGCAGGCAGCCCAATATCTCTGACCCTTAGTTCTTCTTCTGGTACAACTTTAAAGTGGAATTTTTTGACTGCAGGGGTGGAAAGCAGGTGACGGTGGAATGGGTGTTGGGTTTATGTTAGGTGGGGTTCTATATCGGGACTGTTTTCAGTACACAGGGATATGGTCCCAACTGCAAATGAATGATTACCAAGTGTTTTAAATCCACAGTGTCACCCAGAGGAAGAACATTCAATATACTACAGCATCTCTCTTGCACCGCTGGACCATTACACCGTAGCGTCTCCCCTCTGGCGGAACCTACTGTCAGAAAACATTGCTTGTAGGAATGCGTTACTAAAAACATTGATTGATTTAATGTGGCAGACTTTCTTATTTGCCACATCTACCATCGCTTACAGTCGAATTCTATTTATAAAGCTATGGCCGAATCGCAGAGGTGGTGGCGTCTGGGGGGCGGTTTCTTCCTGCCATCTGCGCTCATTCTGAAGGCCACGTGTCGCTGCCTCTCCAGACTCGGGCTGAGATGGAATATCACACACCACAATACATGTGAAATACGTTGGATCAAATGTATTATCAGAAAACTGCAGATAAAGTGTTGGGGTATTTATAGTTAGTTCAGCTTCTACCTTTCAATGTTTGTGAGTGTTTACCGGTGAGATCCGTGTCGATTATTGGTGTTCGCTTGGAGGGTTCTGGTAATTTATTGGTGTTTACTGCGGGATTCTAGTCCTTTTATTAATGTTTACTGTGCGCTTCCTGTAGTCTTTTgctttacctgtttttttttttttttttttttaacctatgtTTATTCATGTGTATGCTTGCCTGTATCTGGTTCTGTACAagtgcagcagcagggacaAGTGGAGGAAGTTATTCAGCAGGTAGCTACTAGGATGCTCTTTCCTTTTATTGCTTTTGACTTTTGCAAAGAAGTGATGTCTGTTCCATAAGTTTTGTGACAGGCAAAAATTTTTTCCGAAAACTGCCCTCCTCGTGGTACAGGAATACACTCGCATTCGGAGGGACGTTAGAGCCACCACAGGAGCCCCCTTCTCGTGTTGCCATGTGACTATGTATAATCCTGCATCTTATGTTTTATGCAAttgatttttaaagaaacatacGTGTGGTTTTTGTTAATATCAGTAGTGATTGTCGCTCTTTTCTCTCATAGCACAGCTCAAACATGGCAGTTTGCTGTAAGGATACGCATCAGTGGGGATTGTTGTGCTGCACAGGTGCCTGATGGTAGTACAATGCAACATGTTGATGTAGAATTTAAAGACTCGGAGTCGAGCCGAATGAATATGCCCATTTGCCATTATTAGAACTGTTGTAATCTGAAACTGTGCATAAAATCCAAATAGCATAATAGTTGGGTACCTTAGCTGCCTTGTTAGGTTGTGTTACGACAAAGAAGTCTAAGTATTGGAGCAAGTCGGTCCTTATTTGATCACGTGACAACTTGGGATAAAAGGGTTCCATACGGGGTTTGTATGATCAGGTGTTCGTTTACCATACTTGGATTTTTAAAAGTTGGAAAGGTTCAGGCGCAGGATAAAACTATAATTCTTCCATTTAGATTAATAACAAGATGATTTCTAAAAATTTGATGCACAATATGTTGTATGGAACATCCGGCGATTGAGAATGTGGGCGATGTTCCACCTGGATTTTTGGTGACATATATTCCCTGAGAGATCATCCATCGCTGACTGACAGCCCTTGTCCTTGTTGCCACTGTGATCATGTGGGATAGAATAGaaactggggacagctggtagcgtagtggttacagctgctgcctttggatccaaaggttgtaggtttaatccccacctctggctgttgtacccttaagcaaggtaattaccatGAATTGTACCAACTATTGttgttaacactgtaaattgctgtggcgaaaagcatcagctaaatgaataaatgaaatataccTGCCAGATGTGTCCGTTACAGGAACGCATAGGCAGTAGCTTCTATTCCAGACCTGCTGAAAGGAGGCACCGATGAGCTTAATTGCACCATTTAAATGGGACACAGCAGCAAGTGAGGGGCTACTTTTTTTGCTGCAAATCAGAAGAAGTTTAACATTCTGTAGTGCAGACTGTCAGCATTCAGGAACCTTGAGGGGTCGGTGGTGCAGACTGTCCCTGTTGGGATGGTGTCCATTTACCGTGTTTCACTAACCTAGACTCTGTCTAGGTTGTTCGGTCATTAGTTTGGCATGGTGACTCTCAGGATTGGTCCTGAATGAATTATGCCCAGGTGGGTGGGTCCTTGAGCCAAGGTCAACCATTGCTGGTGCCGACAAGTTAAATGACAGGGAGAGGAGAGAGTGCAAGAGGATCTGTACTCAGAGAGTACTGTGTCATTAGTCACCTTCTCTGCACCCACTCTGTTACGTGTGCCGTGGGGGTGGCATGGCAATTGTGCAGCGGCTTCCAGTGagcgtggtgtgtgtgtgacgggaGCGAGTGAGGACACGCAGGGATGGGCGACGGGACGTCTTGGGCTGGACCCCAGCCATACCGCAAAACCTTCTGTCTCGTACATTGTAGCTTTGTGGGACCTGTGCTTGCAAAGCATGTACGTACAGACCATGCCTGACCTtgtcctctctcctcctccgcCTCATCAGGATGAAGGCTCTGTGAAGGAGATCAACATCACCCAGCTTGTGAAGGAGGGCTCTGAGAAGGCCGATCCAGGACAATTTGAGATCCGCAAGGTTCTGGGCCAAGGCTCCTTCGGGAAGGTGAGTGCacggttgtgtgtgtttttttgtgcacGCACATGCAATAGGCTTGTCGGCttagcaaaaatattttattcctgCTATGCGTGTGGATGTATTACAACATGGAGTCATCAGTGACCGAAGTGCTGGCACTGTAGTTGTTTCCAATTTGTGTGCAGTGAGACACTAGGCTTCTCTCATCTCTGCGGCACCAAGCCCTAGTGTGGAAATGTTGATATCTAAGGCAGACATAATGCCATTCCTGAGGAGTCCCTGTGGAAGCAAACTCTTACCTGGACATGGCAAATCACCAGCTATTCCTAGAGAGCTCCGAACTCCTCCAGTCTATCGCAGCCATCCCATCTTTCCTGCCACTGTCACCGAGCTACTGTATGCTATATGCACTACtatatcatttttcatttagcagcatATGGACCAATGTCTTTCCTAGTTTCATCACAGAAGGACAACTTCTTAAATAATCAAGATATAGGAGTGTAGCTGTGGGCACACATGCAGTGGGCCTGTGACAGTAATATGTCTGGAGATGTTTCTGTACTTTCTTTGAGCagtaaagcaataataaaaataaccagaGGTCAGTAGTCAAAAAACAATACTACTGCTTTCTAAACACAAGTGCAGTTAAGGTAGGTGCTGGTAGGGTGGATGTGTGCCCATTCTACCCTTTAAATAGAATGATGATCGTGTAGGATACTGACTGCTTGCTTTCAGGTGGAGGAATCTTTCATCTTATAGTGACCCTTGACCTTTCACCACACAGGTTTTTCTGGTGAAGAAGATTGTAGGCCCGGATGCTGGGCAGCTGTACGCCATGAAAGTGCTGAAGAAAGCCACGCTCAAAGGTGAAGATTGCTGTTTTCTTGGGTTATGTGGTGGGCACCCCATATTTAATTGTGGCCACTGGCAAGTGGcctgtgtgttgctggtttTAGAGTGAATAGTTTGTTCAATTAGATATTTATGGTTGAATCGATGCTATCTGTAAATGCTGTTTGgccctgtgttttgtgtgtgttatagtgCGAGACCGTCTTCGTACCAAAATGGAACGAGACATCTTGGTAGAGGTGAACCATCCCTTCATAGTGAAGCTGCATTATGGTGAGTCCTCACTGAGAAGGTTCTGTAGGCTGGAGAGCATTGATGGTTATGAAGGGTGGAAGGAGGTGGGCTGATTCAGAAGATTCTGAATGTAATGTTTGCTTCAATCCAGCATTTCAGACGGAGGGAAAGCTCTACTTGATCTTAGAATTCCTCCGAGGAGGAGATCTCTTCACACGTCTTTCCAAAGAAGTAGGTGTCAATGTGTGAGTAGTGAGGGCTTCCTAAAGAAAGAGATGGAGTTCAGAGTGTATTTTGTCATTGACTCATTCCTTTGTCAGGTGATGTTCACAGAGGAGGATGTGAAATTCTACCTTGCTGAGCTTGCTCTGGCATTGGACCACCTGCACAGCCTGGGCATCATCTACAGAGACCTGAAGCCTGAGAAGTACGTCCCATTCCTGCTTACTGCTGTCGCTGTTACACAATTGGCCATTGTTTGGAGCCTCTGTGGCTCTCAGTGAAAGAAGTGACTAATGTTCATGTGTATCTCCAGCATTCTCTTGGATGAAGAAGGTCACATCAAGTTGACAGGTATGCAACTCATGATCTAAATATTGTGTCAGAATGACACAACATACAGTACGTGCATCAGATCAATATACTTGCATCTCCTGTGTGTGGAGAATAAGATTAAAGGATGAAAGACTGTGAGCTGCCACTTTGTGTTTGCAGACTTTGGACTGAGCAAAGAGTCTATAGACCACGAGAACAAAGCGTATTCCTTCTGTGGCACAGTGGAGTACATGGCCCCGGAGGTCGTCAACCGTAGAGGCCACACCCAAAGCGCTGACTGGTGGTCCTATGGGGTGCTTATGGTGAGAGGGCTGGGGCTCGtggtgtcacttttctccaccTTCCTGTTTGCCAGGAGAAGCCAGTATGTGACATCATGATGCTGTGTTTCAGTTTGAGATGCTCACCGGGACCTTGCCATTCCAGGGAAAGGACCGTAAGGAGACCATGACCATGATCCTCAAGTGGGTCTTTTCACCTTTGCACAGCCTTTAGGTTGAATACTGCTGATTTTTGATGTTTCTTGTTGTAGAAGAATGAGCAGAAGTTTGGTGTTGATGTGTGACCATGTTTCCACCAGGGCCAAGCTGGGGATGCCACAGTTTCTCAGCCTAGAAGCACAGAGCCTTCTGCGTAACCTGTTCAAGCGAAACCCAGCCAACAGACTAGGTAGAGGGGTTAATAGTCCCAAAAAAACTAGGTATAGGGGTTGACAGCACACTATGT
Protein-coding sequences here:
- the LOC108923821 gene encoding mitochondrial cardiolipin hydrolase — encoded protein: MYGHVHMPLRKTAKILGLGAVTLLLSARYLHWLFRRWRSRVPLKEVLFFPTSVTCVEHLFAPPTDLPLRCPCPLPHGADTSFTRLLRHLLSATSSLDLCVFAFSNQELSRTVLLLRSRGVAVRILTDKNYMIMSGSQIGALRRAGTCVRHDLEAVHMHHKFAVVDGRLLITGSLNWTVTAIQSNRENILVTEEPDLVRPFIREFEQLWEANDPSRYRSSLS